A region of Odocoileus virginianus isolate 20LAN1187 ecotype Illinois chromosome 11, Ovbor_1.2, whole genome shotgun sequence DNA encodes the following proteins:
- the GPR37L1 gene encoding G-protein coupled receptor 37-like 1, with the protein MRWLWPLGVSLAVALAAGPARAPGGVRLHQGGHRPGAQEQPDRSRRAAEWEDAKGLQQYVPEGWAGHPRPIRPATPQPTQPRVAASPSPGQARAAGGSGQEPRGNVTGTPGQRLQVQNPLYPVTERSYGAYAVLLLALVLFAVGIVGSLAVMCIVWHSYYLKSAWNSILASLALWDFLVLFFCLPVVTFHEITKQRLLGAVSCRAVPFVEVSSLGVTTFSLCALGIDRFHVATSTLPKARPVEPCPSILAKLAVIWVGSMTLAAPELLLWQLVREPSTAAGTVDACVMKPSAHLPESLYSLVLTYQNARMWWSFGCYFCLPVLFTVTCQLVTWRVRGPPGRKPESRPGPQEPPGGRPSSTVAGLAAVHALCALPENVCNVVAAYLSAALTRQTLELLGLVTQFSTFFKAAITPLLLLCVSRPLGRAFLDCCCCCCGEGCGRPAAPSGPRAKLHTELSASGYFHKSREAPPLLALGTPC; encoded by the exons ATGCGGTGGCTGTGGCCGCTGGGCGTCTCCCTCGCCGTGGCGCTGGCAGCTGGGCCCGCAAGGGCCCCTGGGGGGGTCCGCCTGCACCAGGGCGGGCACCGGCCTGGGGCCCAGGAGCAGCCGGACCGGTCCAGGCGAGCAGCCGAGTGGGAGGATGCCAAGGGGCTGCAGCAGTACGTGCCTGAGGGGTGGGCTGGGCACCCCCGGCCCATCCGCCCCGCCACCCCGCAGCCCACCCAGCCCCGGGTGGCCGCCAGCCCCTCCCCGGGCCAGGCCAGGGCCGCTGGGGGCAGTGGGCAGGAGCCCCGGGGCAACGTGACGGGGACGCCCGGCCAGCGCCTGCAGGTGCAGAACCCCCTCTACCCGGTGACCGAGCGCTCGTACGGGGCCTACGCCGTCCTGCTGCTAGCCCTGGTGCTGTTCGCTGTGGGCATCGTGGGCAGCCTGGCGGTCATGTGCATCGTGTGGCACAGCTACTACCTGAAGAGCGCCTGGAACTCCATCCTGGCCAGCCTGGCGCTCTGGGACTTCCTCGTCCTGTTCTTCTGCCTCCCCGTCGTCACTTTCCACGAGATCACCAAGCAGAGGCTGCTTGGCGCGGTGTCCTGCAGAGCGGTGCCCTTCGTGGAG GTCTCCTCCCTGGGCGTCACCACCTTCAGCCTCTGTGCCTTGGGCATCGATCGCTTCCACGTGGCCACCAGCACCCTGCCCAAGGCCAGGCCCGTCGAGCCGTGCCCGTCCATCCTGGCCAAGCTGGCGGTCATCTGGGTGGGCTCCATGACGCTGGCGGCACCCGAGCTCCTGCTGTGGCAGCTGGTGCGGGAGCCCAGCACTGCCGCGGGCACCGTGGACGCGTGCGTCATGAAGCCCTCAGCCCACCTGCCCGAGTCGCTCTACTCACTGGTCCTGACCTACCAGAACGCCCGCATGTGGTGGTCCTTCGGCTGCTACTTCTGCCTGCCCGTGCTCTTCACCGTCACCTGCCAGCTGGTGACGTGGCGGGTGCGGGGCCCACCAGGCAGGAAGCCTGAGAGCCGGCCGGGCCCGCAGGAGCCGCCGGGGGGCCGGCCCAGCAGCACCGTGGCTGGCCTGGCCGCTGTGCACGCCCTCTGCGCCCTGCCCGAGAACGTGTGCAACGTCGTGGCCGCCTACCTGTCGGCCGCGCTCACGCGCCAGACCTTGGAGCTGCTGGGCCTGGTCACGCAGTTCTCCACCTTCTTCAAGGCGGCCATCACGCCGCTGCTGCTCCTGTGCGTGAGCCGCCCGCTGGGCCGCGCCTTcctggactgctgctgctgctgctgcggcgaGGGCTGCGGCCGGCCGGCGGCCCCCAGCGGCCCCCGCGCCAAGCTGCACACAGAGCTCTCTGCCTCCGGCTACTTCCACAAGTCCCGCGAGGCGCCGCCGCTCCTGGCCCTGGGCACACCCTGCTGA
- the ARL8A gene encoding ADP-ribosylation factor-like protein 8A has protein sequence MIALFNKLLDWFKALFWKEEMELTLVGLQYSGKTTFVNVIASGQFNEDMIPTVGFNMRKITKGNVTIKLWDIGGQPRFRSMWERYCRGVSAIVYMVDAADQEKIEASKNELHNLLDKPQLQGIPVLVLGNKRDLPGALDEKELIEKMNLSAIQDREICCYSISCKEKDNIDITLQWLIQHSKSRRS, from the exons ATGATCGCTTTGTTCAACAAGCTGCTGGACTGGTTCAAGGCCCTGTTCTGGAAGGAGGAGATGGAGCTCACGTTGGTCGGGCTGCAGTACTCCGGCAAGACCACCTTCGTCAACGTGATCGCG TCGGGACAGTTCAACGAGGACATGATCCCCACTGTGGGCTTCAACATGCGCAAGATCACCAAGGGGAACGTGACCATCAAG CTCTGGGACATCGGGGGACAGCCCCGCttccgcagcatgtgggagcgCTACTGCCGCGGAGTGAGCGCCATCGT GTACATGGTGGATGCCGCTGACCAAGAGAAAATTGAGGCCTCCAAGAATGAGCTCCACAACCTACTGGACAAGCCCCAGCTGCAGGGCATCCCG GTTCTCGTCCTGGGGAACAAGCGAGACCTTCCGGGAGCGCTGGATGAGAAGGAGCTGATCGAGAAAAT GAACCTGTCTGCCATCCAGGACCGAGAGATCTGCTGCTACTCCATCTCCTGCAAAGAGAAGGACAACATCG ACATCACCCTACAGTGGCTTATCCAACACTCAAAGTCGCGGAGAAGCTGA